The Planctellipticum variicoloris DNA window CGAAGGACCTGCTGCCCCGCTTTGACGTGGACCTCGACGACGCGGGCCAGAATCTTCGACGCCACCGCCGCCTCGTGGACGGGCTGAATCGACCCAATCGCCGTCTCAAACCGCGGGCGACGAATCGAGACAACCGCAATGACCTCTTCACCTGCCAGCCGTCGCGTGGGCGGCTCAGTGACTTCGGCCGGAGTCTTGTGGTGAAACGTCCCCGCGAGCGCCAGCAGCAGCCAGCCGACGCCAACTGTCACTGCCCCGACAACCAGCCCCCGGCCGATCGCCCTCCACCGACTCGATCGCACATTCGTCTGCATCGTGCGAGTCCTTCGCGAGAGGTCGACACGTCGCGATATCTATTCTATTTTTCGGCCGGAGAAAGGCAACCCTCTTCCGAACCGGCTCGCCAACCCGGCGAACTGCCGACAAGAACCGGATTCTCGCACGATTGGTGTAAGATTGCTGCCATCGGAGGAATAAACTGGCAGGAGGCAGTGAATGGTCGAGCCGGAAACACGTTCGAGCCTGATGGTGCGACTGCGCGATCCGTCCGATCAGCAGGCCTGGACGCAATTCGTCACGATTTACGAGCCCCTTCTCCTCCGCCTGATGCGTTCCCGTGGCCTCCAGGAGGCCGACGCCCGCGACGTCACCCAGCAGGTCATCGTCGCCGTCATGCAGGCCGTCGACTCCTGGCAGCCCGACGGGCGCGACGCCTCGTTCCGCCGCTGGCTGTTCGGCATCGCCCGTCGCCTGGCCTTGAAGTCGCTCCAGCGCGGCTCGCCTCCCCGTGGACCGGTCCGTCGCGGGGCCGGCGGCACCGAAATGCTCGAACTCTTCAACAATCTTCCCGAGCCCGAACAACGCACGGTCGACTCCTTCGACGACGAATACCGCAATGAAATCTTCCAGTGGGCCGCCACGCGCGTCCGCGACGACTTCCGCGAAACCACCTGGAAGGCCTTCTGGCAGACCTGCGTCCTCCACGAACCCGTCGCCGACGTCGCCGAGACGCTCGGCATGACCGCAGGCAACGTCTACGTGGCCCGCAGCCGCGTCATCGCCCGTCTCCGCCAGTTCATCGAAGAATTCGAGGGGGACCATGACCTGTAGCAACCCCTGCCAGCTCGATCGGCTGCAGCAGCTCCTCGACGAGTCCCTCCCGGAACCGGCGGAGCGGGATCTCGCCGAGCACATTGCATCCTGCCCTGATTGCCAGCAGCAACTGGAAACGCTTGCCGCCGGTCGGCACTGGTGGACCGAAGCCGGCGAGCGCCTCAGCCGCACGACCGCATACCGCCGACAATCCGACGACAGCGGCCTCGCACAGGATGACGACTCCTCCCACTTCGCCACCGATTTCGCCGTCGACTTCCTCGAGCCCGCCGAAGATCCCTCGCTGCTCGGCCGCCTGGGAGACTGCGAAATCGTCGAAATCATCGGCCGGGGCGGCATGGGCGTCGTTCTCAAAGGCTATCAGCCCGACCTCCACCGCCATGTCGCAGTGAAAGTCCTCTCGCCCCACCTGGCCGCCAGCGGGGCCGCCCGTCGTCGCTTCGCCCGCGAAGCCCAGGCGACCGCCGCCGTCGTTCATCCCCACGTCATGGCGATCCATTCGGTCTACGCCGGCGGCCGGCTCCCCTACCTGGTCATGCCCCTCAT harbors:
- a CDS encoding RNA polymerase sigma factor, with the protein product MVEPETRSSLMVRLRDPSDQQAWTQFVTIYEPLLLRLMRSRGLQEADARDVTQQVIVAVMQAVDSWQPDGRDASFRRWLFGIARRLALKSLQRGSPPRGPVRRGAGGTEMLELFNNLPEPEQRTVDSFDDEYRNEIFQWAATRVRDDFRETTWKAFWQTCVLHEPVADVAETLGMTAGNVYVARSRVIARLRQFIEEFEGDHDL